In Rahnella sikkimica, the following are encoded in one genomic region:
- the ftsB gene encoding cell division protein FtsB: MGKLTLLLLILLGWLQYSLWLGKNGIHDYVRVNDDVQVQQVNNGKLKSRNDQLFAEIDDLNGGQEAIEERARNELSMIKPGETFYRLVPDNKRAPGSTVSQSNSNQ, translated from the coding sequence ATGGGCAAACTAACACTGCTTTTACTGATTTTACTTGGCTGGTTACAGTATTCGCTGTGGCTGGGCAAGAATGGTATTCACGATTACGTTCGTGTAAACGATGACGTTCAGGTGCAACAAGTTAATAACGGCAAACTGAAGTCACGTAATGATCAACTTTTCGCAGAAATCGACGATTTAAACGGCGGTCAGGAAGCGATCGAAGAACGTGCACGCAACGAACTGAGCATGATCAAGCCCGGTGAAACTTTCTATCGTCTGGTGCCTGACAACAAACGTGCGCCGGGCAGCACCGTATCGCAAAGCAACTCGAATCAATAG
- the ispD gene encoding 2-C-methyl-D-erythritol 4-phosphate cytidylyltransferase, which translates to MSHTAVSLPEVIAVLPAAGIGSRMQAECPKQYLTIGGKTLIEHAIRALLRSSHVTKVIVALSPHDTQFQQLPVASDPRIQRVIGGCERAESVMAGLEVAGDHGWVLVHDAARPCLHPDDLTNLLAISATSKIGGILAAPVRDTMKRGEPGAHAIAHTVDRQELWHALTPQFFPLELLKTCLRRALNEGAVVTDEASAMEYCGFHPMLIPARADNIKVTRPEDLALAEFYLTRLYQEENA; encoded by the coding sequence ATGAGCCATACTGCAGTTTCCCTTCCAGAGGTCATTGCCGTGTTACCGGCTGCCGGAATCGGCAGCCGTATGCAGGCCGAATGTCCCAAGCAATATCTGACTATCGGCGGCAAGACGCTGATAGAACACGCGATCCGCGCTTTGTTGCGCAGCAGCCACGTCACCAAAGTTATTGTGGCGCTCAGCCCGCATGACACACAGTTTCAGCAGTTGCCCGTCGCCAGTGATCCGCGGATCCAACGGGTGATCGGCGGGTGTGAACGCGCCGAATCTGTGATGGCAGGCCTTGAGGTTGCAGGCGATCATGGCTGGGTGCTGGTGCATGACGCGGCGCGTCCTTGTTTGCATCCCGATGATCTGACGAACCTTCTGGCGATTTCTGCGACCAGCAAAATTGGCGGGATCCTTGCTGCGCCGGTTCGCGACACCATGAAACGCGGTGAGCCCGGCGCGCATGCGATAGCCCATACGGTGGATCGTCAGGAACTCTGGCATGCGCTGACGCCGCAATTCTTCCCTCTCGAATTATTGAAAACCTGCCTGCGCCGCGCACTGAATGAAGGCGCTGTGGTCACCGATGAAGCTTCCGCAATGGAATATTGCGGTTTTCATCCCATGCTGATCCCGGCGCGGGCCGATAATATTAAAGTCACCAGACCAGAAGATCTGGCGCTGGCTGAATTCTACTTAACCCGCTTGTATCAGGAGGAGAACGCATAA
- the ispF gene encoding 2-C-methyl-D-erythritol 2,4-cyclodiphosphate synthase, whose protein sequence is MRIGHGFDVHKFGGEGPLVIGGVRIPYPQGLLAHSDGDVALHAATDALLGAAALGDIGKLFPDTDPAYKGADSRELLREAYRRIRAKGYKLGNLDITIIAQAPKMAPHIPQMRVFLAEDLQCHMDDVNVKATTTEQLGFTGRGEGIACEAVALLIKE, encoded by the coding sequence ATGCGTATCGGTCACGGTTTTGATGTACATAAGTTTGGCGGCGAAGGCCCGCTGGTGATCGGTGGTGTGCGTATTCCTTATCCGCAGGGGTTACTGGCGCATTCCGACGGCGACGTTGCGCTGCATGCCGCGACTGACGCACTGCTGGGTGCAGCGGCACTCGGTGATATCGGCAAGCTTTTCCCTGACACTGACCCGGCATACAAAGGCGCGGACAGCCGTGAACTGCTGCGCGAAGCGTATCGCCGCATTCGTGCAAAAGGCTACAAGCTGGGCAACCTTGATATCACGATCATCGCTCAGGCACCGAAAATGGCACCACACATCCCGCAAATGCGCGTATTTCTGGCCGAAGATTTGCAGTGCCATATGGATGACGTCAACGTGAAAGCGACCACAACCGAACAGCTGGGCTTCACCGGTCGCGGCGAAGGTATCGCCTGCGAAGCCGTTGCACTGCTGATTAAGGAATGA
- the truD gene encoding tRNA pseudouridine(13) synthase TruD, giving the protein MDMSRLTWLLGEPTATGLLKANPEDFIVEEDLGFEPDGEGEHLLVRIRKNGCNTQFVAEQLARFAKVHPRDVSYAGLKDRHAVTEQWFCLHLPGKADPDLSQFNPEGCEVIRASRHRKKMRIGTLKGNEFTLVLRQISDIENVEERLAKIVEQGVPNYFGTQRFGRGGNNLVQAKRWATNEARPKERAKRSFYLSASRSAMFNIVASQRLAEGTVRQAILGDALQLSGRGSWFVAKAEEFESLQPRVENGELLVTAPLPGDGPLGTLEEAEAFEQACLVGQEDLLSLLKRERVEPARRAIMLQPLQMKWQRLDDVTLELKFWLPAGSYATSVVRELMHLDEMNADITE; this is encoded by the coding sequence ATAGATATGTCCCGTCTCACCTGGTTGCTGGGTGAACCCACCGCCACCGGCCTGCTGAAAGCCAATCCGGAAGACTTTATCGTCGAAGAGGATTTGGGGTTTGAACCGGATGGCGAAGGTGAACATCTGTTAGTGCGGATCCGCAAAAATGGCTGCAATACTCAGTTTGTTGCCGAGCAGCTGGCGCGTTTTGCCAAAGTGCATCCGCGAGACGTCAGCTACGCCGGGCTTAAAGACCGGCACGCGGTAACGGAACAGTGGTTTTGCCTGCATCTGCCCGGCAAGGCAGATCCTGATTTGAGCCAGTTCAATCCCGAAGGCTGCGAAGTGATCCGCGCTTCGCGCCATCGCAAAAAAATGCGCATCGGGACCTTGAAAGGCAATGAATTTACACTGGTTCTGCGTCAGATAAGCGACATCGAGAATGTCGAAGAACGTCTGGCGAAAATTGTTGAGCAGGGCGTACCGAACTACTTCGGCACCCAGCGTTTTGGCCGCGGCGGTAATAATCTGGTGCAGGCGAAACGCTGGGCAACCAATGAAGCCCGCCCGAAAGAGCGCGCCAAACGCAGTTTCTATTTATCCGCCAGCCGCAGTGCGATGTTTAACATTGTCGCCAGCCAGCGTCTGGCAGAAGGCACCGTCCGTCAGGCAATACTGGGTGATGCATTGCAACTCAGTGGCCGCGGCAGCTGGTTCGTGGCGAAAGCGGAAGAGTTTGAATCGCTGCAACCGCGTGTGGAAAACGGCGAACTGCTGGTGACTGCGCCGTTGCCAGGTGACGGACCGTTAGGCACGTTAGAAGAAGCGGAAGCCTTTGAGCAGGCTTGTCTGGTCGGGCAGGAGGATTTACTTTCACTGCTCAAACGCGAGCGTGTAGAACCTGCGCGCCGCGCCATTATGCTCCAGCCGTTGCAAATGAAATGGCAGCGCCTGGATGACGTCACTCTGGAACTTAAATTCTGGCTACCGGCGGGCAGTTATGCCACCAGCGTCGTGCGCGAACTGATGCATCTGGATGAAATGAATGCGGATATTACTGAGTAA
- the surE gene encoding 5'/3'-nucleotidase SurE: MRILLSNDDGILAPGIQALACALREFAEVKLVAPDRNRSGASNALTLDGPLRIQSYPNGDTAVINGTPTDCVYLGVNSLMRPKPDIVVSGINAGPNLGDDVIYSGTVAAAMEGRHLGFPALAVSLDGHQHYDTAAIITCRLLRALAREPLRTGKILNINVPDLPLSEIKGFRVTRCGSRHPAEQVFCQQDPRGQDLYWIGPPGDKFDVAPDTDFAAVAQGYVSVTPLQVDLTAYAAQDVVVSWLEKAGVSANGE; encoded by the coding sequence ATGCGGATATTACTGAGTAACGACGACGGCATACTGGCTCCCGGCATTCAGGCACTGGCCTGCGCGCTACGTGAATTTGCGGAGGTAAAGCTGGTCGCCCCTGACCGTAACCGCAGCGGCGCGTCAAACGCGCTGACGCTGGACGGTCCGTTACGTATTCAGTCCTATCCAAACGGCGATACCGCGGTCATCAACGGTACGCCCACCGATTGCGTGTACCTCGGCGTCAATTCGCTGATGCGCCCGAAGCCGGATATCGTCGTTTCCGGTATCAATGCAGGCCCGAATCTGGGCGACGATGTGATTTATTCCGGTACCGTCGCGGCGGCCATGGAAGGGCGTCATCTGGGCTTTCCTGCGCTGGCGGTTTCACTCGACGGTCATCAGCATTATGACACGGCAGCGATTATCACCTGCCGGCTTCTCAGGGCGCTGGCACGGGAACCGCTTCGTACTGGCAAAATTCTGAATATTAACGTTCCGGACCTGCCACTTTCTGAGATTAAAGGGTTCAGGGTGACGCGTTGCGGTAGCCGTCATCCTGCCGAGCAGGTATTTTGTCAGCAGGATCCACGCGGGCAAGATTTGTACTGGATTGGCCCGCCGGGCGATAAGTTTGACGTCGCTCCTGACACCGATTTTGCGGCGGTCGCGCAAGGTTATGTTTCCGTGACGCCATTGCAGGTGGATTTGACCGCCTATGCGGCTCAGGATGTCGTGGTCTCATGGTTAGAAAAGGCCGGGGTGAGCGCGAATGGTGAATAA
- a CDS encoding protein-L-isoaspartate(D-aspartate) O-methyltransferase, translating to MVNKPMYNLLEQLRQQGIHDEKLLHAIESVPRERFVDEAFQHKAYENTALPIGSGQTISQPYTVARMTELLRLKPTSRVLEIGTGSGYQTAILAHLVEHVFSVERIKGLQWQAKRRLKQLDLHNVSTRHGDGWQGWPSRGPFDAIIVTAAPPEIPQDLLQQLDEGGVMVLPVGEENQTLQRVTRRGDEFVAETVEAVRFVPLVKGELA from the coding sequence ATGGTGAATAAGCCGATGTATAACCTGCTGGAGCAGCTTCGTCAGCAGGGCATTCATGATGAAAAACTGCTGCATGCCATCGAATCCGTACCGCGTGAGCGCTTTGTCGATGAGGCGTTTCAGCATAAAGCTTACGAAAATACTGCGTTGCCGATTGGTTCAGGTCAGACCATTTCTCAGCCTTATACCGTGGCGAGAATGACGGAATTACTGCGCCTGAAACCCACATCCCGCGTGCTGGAAATTGGCACCGGGTCCGGCTATCAGACCGCCATTCTGGCGCATCTGGTTGAACATGTATTCTCGGTTGAGCGTATTAAAGGGTTGCAGTGGCAGGCCAAAAGGCGTCTCAAACAACTCGATTTGCATAACGTCTCCACGCGCCACGGCGATGGCTGGCAGGGCTGGCCTTCACGCGGCCCGTTTGACGCCATCATTGTTACTGCCGCGCCCCCTGAAATACCTCAAGATTTACTGCAACAGCTCGACGAGGGTGGCGTAATGGTGCTGCCCGTTGGCGAAGAAAACCAGACTCTCCAGCGCGTCACCCGCCGTGGTGATGAATTCGTTGCGGAGACCGTCGAAGCTGTTCGTTTTGTGCCGCTGGTGAAAGGCGAACTGGCCTGA
- the nlpD gene encoding murein hydrolase activator NlpD — protein MSTGSPIKTLSRIAVCTFISAWMAGCTNNSNTSAPISSVNGGGNSGSSSQNTLNSPPPMAPAVGSGGHIVYNRSYNSIPKGSYSGSTYQVKRGDTLFYIAWITGNDFRDLAARNNIPAPYSLEVGQTVQINNVSSVASTSSTTAVTDATNAGVPKVPTGGMLTGSVVASQPTTTYSESSGKQNVGKMLPSSGAVTTTTPVAVASTPVATSTNNGGPVSTWKWPTDGKIIDNFSAAEGGNKGIDIAGSRGQAVVATASGRVVYAGNALRGYGNLIIIKHNDDYLSAYAHNDTMLVREQQEVQAGQKIATMGSTGTSSVRLHFEIRYKGKSVNPLRYLPQR, from the coding sequence ATGAGCACGGGAAGCCCAATAAAAACACTAAGCCGCATTGCAGTGTGTACGTTTATCAGTGCCTGGATGGCGGGATGTACGAACAATTCAAACACATCCGCACCGATCAGCAGCGTTAATGGCGGCGGAAACAGCGGCAGCAGCAGTCAGAATACTCTGAATTCCCCTCCGCCAATGGCACCTGCCGTCGGGTCTGGCGGACACATTGTGTACAACCGCAGCTATAACTCAATTCCAAAAGGAAGTTACAGCGGCAGCACCTATCAGGTGAAGCGCGGAGACACCTTATTCTACATCGCGTGGATCACCGGTAATGACTTCCGTGACCTTGCTGCGCGCAATAATATCCCTGCGCCATACAGCCTTGAAGTCGGCCAGACAGTCCAGATAAATAACGTCTCTTCTGTCGCCAGTACGAGCAGTACGACGGCCGTCACAGACGCCACAAATGCCGGTGTTCCGAAAGTTCCAACTGGGGGAATGCTCACAGGTTCTGTGGTTGCATCTCAACCAACTACCACGTATTCTGAATCTTCTGGTAAACAGAATGTAGGTAAGATGTTGCCTTCATCAGGTGCAGTCACCACCACAACACCTGTTGCTGTAGCCAGCACTCCCGTCGCCACTTCAACGAATAATGGCGGTCCGGTTTCCACATGGAAATGGCCGACTGACGGGAAAATTATCGATAATTTCTCTGCTGCTGAAGGGGGAAATAAGGGGATCGATATCGCTGGTTCGCGTGGACAAGCTGTCGTAGCAACTGCCTCGGGGCGTGTTGTTTATGCCGGTAATGCTCTTCGCGGTTACGGTAATCTAATCATCATCAAACACAATGATGATTACCTGAGCGCCTATGCACATAACGATACAATGCTGGTCCGGGAACAACAAGAAGTGCAGGCGGGACAAAAAATAGCGACTATGGGTAGCACCGGAACCAGTTCAGTAAGATTGCATTTTGAAATTCGTTACAAGGGGAAATCCGTAAACCCGCTGCGTTATCTTCCGCAGCGATAA
- the rpoS gene encoding RNA polymerase sigma factor RpoS, translated as MSQNTLKVNELHDDVDFDENSAEAFDEKAIVEETADNDAEEELLSQAVSQRVLDATQLYLGEIGYSPLLTAEEEVYFARRALRGDVPSRRRMIESNLRLVVKIARRYSNRGLALLDLIEEGNLGLIRAVEKFDPERGFRFSTYATWWIRQTIERAIMNQTRTIRLPIHIVKELNVYLRTARELAHKLDHEPSAEEIAEQLDKPVHDVSRMLRLNERITSVDTPLGGDSEKALLDILADEKDNGPEDTTQDDDMKQSIVKWLFELNAKQREVLARRFGLLGYEAATLEDVGREIGLTRERVRQIQVEGLRRLREILQGQGLSIEALFRE; from the coding sequence ATGAGTCAGAATACGCTGAAAGTTAACGAGTTACATGATGATGTTGATTTCGATGAGAACAGCGCTGAAGCCTTTGACGAGAAAGCAATAGTCGAAGAGACTGCCGACAACGATGCTGAAGAAGAATTGTTGTCGCAGGCTGTAAGCCAACGTGTGCTGGACGCCACTCAACTGTATCTCGGTGAAATCGGTTATTCCCCTCTGCTGACCGCAGAAGAGGAAGTTTATTTTGCACGTCGCGCGTTGCGGGGAGATGTCCCTTCCCGCCGCCGTATGATTGAAAGTAACCTGCGTTTGGTGGTTAAAATTGCCCGCCGCTACAGTAATCGCGGTTTGGCACTGCTGGATTTGATCGAGGAAGGTAACCTGGGTCTGATCCGTGCGGTTGAAAAATTTGACCCTGAGCGCGGCTTCCGTTTCTCTACCTATGCAACATGGTGGATCCGTCAGACGATTGAACGGGCGATCATGAATCAAACCCGTACCATTCGTTTGCCCATTCACATCGTTAAAGAACTGAACGTTTATCTGCGTACCGCACGCGAGCTTGCACATAAACTGGACCATGAACCGAGTGCCGAAGAGATTGCTGAGCAACTCGACAAACCGGTACATGACGTCAGCCGTATGTTGCGCCTGAATGAGCGTATTACCTCTGTAGATACCCCGTTGGGCGGTGACTCAGAGAAAGCGCTGTTAGATATTCTGGCGGATGAAAAAGACAACGGCCCGGAAGACACCACGCAAGACGACGATATGAAACAGAGTATCGTGAAGTGGTTATTCGAGTTGAATGCAAAACAGCGTGAAGTTCTGGCGCGCCGTTTCGGCCTGTTAGGTTATGAAGCAGCAACGCTGGAAGATGTGGGTCGTGAGATTGGCCTGACACGTGAACGTGTTCGTCAGATTCAGGTAGAAGGTCTGCGTCGCCTGCGTGAAATCCTGCAGGGGCAAGGGCTGAGCATCGAAGCACTGTTCCGCGAGTAA
- the mutS gene encoding DNA mismatch repair protein MutS produces the protein MSGLDAHTPMMQQYLRLKAENPEVLLFYRMGDFYELFYDDAKRASQLMDISLTKRGASAGEPIPMAGVPYHAVEGYLAKLVQLGESVAIAEQIGDPALSKGPVERKVVRIVTPGTVSDEALLSERHDNLLAAIWQDGRGFGYATLDISSGRFRVAQPDDLETMAAELQRTNPAELLYPESFEAMPLIASRRGLRRRPMWEFELETAKQQLNLQFGTRDLSGFGVEQATQALRAAGCLLQYVKDTQRTALPHIRGVTMERQQDGIIMDAATRRNLELTQNLAGGVENTLAAVLDQAVTPMGSRMLKRWIHMPSRDIKMLTQRQQAIGALQDLTADLQPVLRQVGDLERILARLALRSARPRDLARMRHALQQLPEIRGILQDADAEHVATLVEQTGEFTELVELLERAVVEAPPVLVRDGGVISPGYNTELDEWRALADGATDYLDRLEIREREKLGLETLKVGFNGVHGYYIEVSRRQSHLVPIHYVRRQTLKNAERYIIPELKEYEDKVLTSKGKALSLEKALYEELFDLLMPHLSALQQSASALAELDVLSNLAERAYTLSYTCPTMSEKPGINITGGRHPVVEQVLKEPFISNPLNMSPVRRMLIITGPNMGGKSTYMRQAALIVLMAHIGSYVPADTAVIGPVDRIFTRVGAADDLASGRSTFMVEMTETANILHNATENSLVLMDEIGRGTSTYDGLSLAWACAENLASRIKAMTLFATHYFELTTLPEKMEGTVNVHLDAIEHGDTIAFMHSVQDGAASKSYGLAVAALAGVPRDVIKRARQKLKELETLSNNAAASKVDGPQLALLAEEVSPAVEALEALDADSLSPRQALEWIYRLKDMV, from the coding sequence ATGAGCGGGCTGGATGCTCACACTCCCATGATGCAGCAGTACCTGCGTCTCAAGGCGGAGAACCCGGAAGTTCTGCTGTTCTATCGTATGGGGGACTTCTACGAACTGTTTTATGACGACGCAAAACGTGCGTCTCAGCTGATGGATATTTCCCTGACCAAACGCGGTGCTTCGGCAGGCGAACCGATTCCGATGGCCGGCGTGCCTTATCATGCTGTTGAAGGTTATCTGGCCAAGCTGGTGCAACTGGGCGAATCCGTCGCCATCGCTGAACAGATTGGCGATCCGGCGCTGAGCAAAGGCCCGGTTGAGCGCAAAGTTGTGCGTATCGTGACACCCGGCACAGTCAGTGATGAAGCCCTGCTGAGTGAGCGTCATGACAACCTGCTGGCAGCTATCTGGCAGGACGGACGTGGGTTTGGCTACGCTACGCTGGATATCAGCTCCGGTCGCTTTCGTGTCGCCCAGCCAGACGATCTGGAAACCATGGCCGCTGAGCTACAGCGGACAAATCCGGCAGAACTCCTGTACCCGGAAAGTTTTGAAGCCATGCCGCTTATCGCTTCCCGTCGCGGCCTGCGCCGTCGTCCGATGTGGGAATTTGAGCTCGAAACCGCAAAGCAACAGCTGAATCTCCAGTTCGGCACCCGCGATCTGAGCGGGTTTGGCGTAGAACAGGCTACCCAGGCACTGCGCGCTGCCGGATGTCTGCTGCAATATGTCAAAGATACCCAGCGTACCGCCCTGCCGCATATCCGTGGCGTGACCATGGAGCGCCAGCAGGACGGCATCATTATGGATGCGGCGACGCGCCGTAATCTGGAACTGACACAAAATCTGGCCGGTGGCGTGGAAAATACGCTGGCGGCAGTCCTGGATCAGGCCGTCACACCGATGGGCAGCCGTATGCTTAAACGTTGGATCCACATGCCAAGCCGCGACATCAAAATGCTGACCCAACGTCAGCAGGCAATCGGCGCATTACAGGATCTGACCGCAGACTTGCAGCCTGTCCTTCGTCAGGTCGGCGATCTCGAACGTATTCTGGCGCGCCTTGCCCTGCGCAGCGCCCGGCCACGCGATCTCGCCCGCATGCGTCATGCGTTACAGCAACTGCCGGAAATCCGTGGGATTTTGCAAGATGCTGACGCCGAACATGTCGCTACGTTGGTGGAGCAAACCGGTGAATTTACAGAGCTGGTCGAACTGCTCGAACGTGCGGTTGTTGAAGCCCCGCCGGTTCTGGTGCGTGACGGCGGTGTGATTTCGCCGGGCTATAACACGGAACTGGACGAATGGCGCGCACTGGCCGACGGCGCAACAGACTATCTTGACCGGTTGGAAATTCGTGAACGCGAAAAGCTGGGACTGGAAACGCTGAAGGTCGGGTTTAACGGTGTGCACGGTTATTACATCGAGGTAAGCCGCCGCCAGAGCCATCTTGTTCCTATTCATTATGTCCGCCGGCAGACGCTCAAAAACGCCGAGCGCTATATCATTCCTGAACTGAAAGAGTACGAAGATAAGGTTCTGACGTCCAAAGGCAAAGCCCTGTCGCTGGAGAAAGCGCTGTACGAAGAGCTGTTCGATTTGCTGATGCCGCATCTGTCAGCTTTGCAGCAAAGCGCCAGCGCACTGGCCGAGCTGGATGTTCTGAGTAATCTTGCAGAACGTGCCTACACGCTCAGTTACACCTGCCCGACGATGAGCGAGAAACCCGGCATCAACATTACCGGTGGCCGCCATCCGGTGGTTGAACAGGTACTGAAAGAACCGTTTATTTCCAACCCGCTGAACATGTCTCCGGTGCGACGAATGCTCATCATTACCGGTCCGAATATGGGCGGTAAAAGTACCTATATGCGTCAGGCGGCGCTGATTGTCCTGATGGCGCATATCGGCAGCTACGTTCCTGCGGATACAGCGGTCATTGGCCCCGTAGATCGGATATTTACCCGCGTCGGCGCGGCTGATGATCTGGCTTCCGGCCGTTCGACCTTCATGGTGGAAATGACCGAAACCGCGAACATCCTGCATAACGCCACGGAAAACAGCCTGGTGCTGATGGATGAAATCGGGCGCGGCACCTCGACCTACGACGGTTTGTCCCTTGCCTGGGCGTGCGCCGAGAATCTGGCCAGCCGCATTAAAGCCATGACGCTGTTCGCGACCCATTATTTCGAGCTGACGACGCTGCCGGAAAAAATGGAAGGTACGGTCAACGTTCACCTTGATGCCATTGAACACGGCGATACCATTGCCTTTATGCACAGCGTGCAGGATGGCGCAGCCAGCAAAAGTTACGGTCTGGCCGTCGCGGCGCTGGCCGGTGTTCCGCGTGACGTCATCAAGCGTGCGCGCCAGAAACTGAAAGAGCTGGAAACGTTGTCCAACAACGCCGCCGCCAGCAAAGTGGATGGCCCGCAACTGGCGTTGCTGGCAGAAGAAGTCTCGCCTGCGGTTGAAGCGCTGGAAGCTCTGGATGCAGATTCTCTGTCGCCGCGTCAGGCGCTGGAATGGATTTACCGTCTGAAAGATATGGTGTAA
- the mltB gene encoding lytic murein transglycosylase B translates to MRLLAVILPLVLTLSACSSNKPQAQPEGPRNPFSDGRNASGNSTPGGGFLLQPEHTGAAQTGDFAYDPAMNRFVDKMVSEHGFDRQQLHDVLAQTKRLDFVLRLMDQQAPSGGPSTVPNGAWNRYRSKFITPDNVQNGVVFWNQYQDALQRAEQVYGVPPEIIVGIIGVETRWGRVMGKTRIIDALATLSFAYPRRADYFSGELETFLLMSRREGDDPLSLRGSFAGAMGYGQFMPSSYKDYAVDFNGDGHANLWDPVDAIGSVANYFKAHGWTKGAPIAVPATGQAPLLENGFKTKYPLYTLTAAGLSPLGSLGGYQEASLLRLDMGTSYQYWYGLPNFYTITRYNHSVHYAMAVWQLGEAVKAAR, encoded by the coding sequence ATGCGCCTCCTGGCAGTCATTCTCCCCCTGGTTTTAACACTTTCTGCTTGTAGCAGTAATAAGCCTCAGGCTCAGCCTGAAGGCCCGCGCAACCCTTTCTCTGACGGAAGAAATGCCAGCGGCAATTCAACGCCCGGCGGGGGATTTCTGTTGCAACCTGAACATACAGGCGCTGCGCAGACCGGGGACTTTGCTTACGATCCGGCCATGAACCGGTTTGTGGACAAAATGGTCAGCGAGCATGGTTTTGACCGCCAGCAACTGCATGACGTATTGGCGCAGACTAAGCGTCTGGATTTTGTATTGCGTCTGATGGATCAGCAGGCACCGTCTGGCGGGCCGTCAACTGTGCCGAATGGCGCATGGAACCGCTATCGCAGCAAATTTATTACGCCGGATAACGTCCAGAATGGCGTCGTGTTCTGGAATCAGTATCAGGATGCGTTGCAACGTGCGGAGCAGGTTTACGGGGTTCCGCCGGAAATCATTGTCGGTATTATCGGCGTTGAAACCCGCTGGGGCCGCGTAATGGGTAAAACCCGCATTATTGACGCGCTGGCGACCTTATCCTTTGCCTATCCGCGTCGGGCGGATTATTTCTCCGGCGAGCTGGAAACCTTCCTGCTGATGTCCCGTCGTGAAGGGGATGATCCGCTGAGTCTGCGCGGTTCGTTTGCCGGCGCGATGGGGTACGGCCAGTTCATGCCATCCTCTTATAAAGATTATGCCGTGGACTTTAACGGTGATGGCCATGCTAATTTGTGGGATCCGGTGGATGCTATCGGCAGTGTAGCCAACTACTTCAAAGCACACGGATGGACGAAAGGTGCGCCAATTGCCGTGCCGGCCACAGGACAGGCGCCATTGCTTGAGAATGGCTTCAAGACGAAATATCCGCTTTATACGCTGACTGCGGCAGGACTCAGCCCGCTGGGTTCGCTGGGTGGTTATCAGGAAGCCAGCCTTCTGCGGCTGGATATGGGCACCAGTTATCAGTACTGGTACGGGTTGCCGAACTTCTACACCATCACCCGTTACAACCACAGCGTGCACTACGCGATGGCGGTCTGGCAGTTGGGTGAGGCGGTAAAAGCGGCGCGCTGA
- the pncC gene encoding nicotinamide-nucleotide amidase, translating into MDEKRLRELSAEIGTELKSQGLWITCAESCTGGLIAKAITDIAGSSAWFDRGFVTYSNASKHELLGVSETTLEQYGAVSEQVVHEMAQGVLHAAGADIAVSVSGIAGPDGGSEEKPVGTVWFGFAGKDGRVVTVKQQFSGDREAVRLQAAVFSLQTALSEFL; encoded by the coding sequence ATGGACGAAAAACGTTTACGTGAATTGAGTGCAGAAATCGGCACTGAGCTTAAATCTCAGGGATTGTGGATCACCTGCGCGGAATCTTGTACCGGCGGATTAATTGCCAAGGCCATCACGGACATAGCCGGAAGCTCAGCCTGGTTTGATCGCGGTTTCGTCACCTACAGCAATGCTTCCAAGCATGAATTACTGGGTGTTTCCGAAACGACGCTGGAGCAGTATGGTGCGGTAAGCGAGCAGGTCGTGCATGAAATGGCGCAGGGCGTTTTGCATGCGGCGGGAGCCGATATTGCGGTGTCCGTCAGCGGTATTGCCGGGCCTGACGGGGGTTCTGAAGAAAAACCCGTGGGAACCGTCTGGTTTGGTTTTGCCGGAAAAGACGGACGTGTTGTGACGGTAAAACAACAATTTTCTGGCGATCGCGAAGCGGTGCGTTTGCAAGCTGCTGTTTTTTCGCTACAAACTGCGTTATCTGAGTTTCTGTAA